GCAATTCCAGTGCTTTGGTAAAGTCATTGATTTTGGCATATTGCGCTCCTAGATTGGAATAGCCCCTAGCTTCGGAAATAGGGTCGTTGAGTTCAATCGCCAGGCGAACACTTTCATTGAAACTGGTAATGGCCAGATTGTGATCGTTCAATTGCGAATGGGCCAAACCAATATTGTTATGGACCAGGGGCAAGCTGTTTTTGAGGCCCATTTTCTCTTTAATGGCCAGGCTTTTTTGGTAGTATTCCAATGAAGTTTGATAATTTTCCAGATCGTTGTGAATATTGCCTAAATTGTTCAGCGCCCGGGAAATAGTGGGCTCTTCATTTAATTTTTCCGCAAGTTTCAGGGATCTTAAAATATAGTCCTGGGCCTGGGGATAATTCCCCATTTCGTAATTTACGGTACCAATGTTACCTAAAATGATGGCAATACCCCTTTGGTCCTTTAGTTCCTGGACCAACTCGTAATTTTTTAAAAAATACTCATGGGCCTCTGCAAATTGTCCCTGTTGTGCGTAGGTAATACCGATCCATTTAATGGCGTCGGCCTCCCAGGTTTTGTTTCCTGTGGTCAATGTAAAGTCCAACAGTCTTTTCCCAATAACCCGGGAACTATCCGCTCCGTACCGCATTTTAAAGCGTGCTAGGGCCAAGCCGGCATCGAAACGGACCGAGTCCGGCTCATTGGTATTTTCAAAGCGAAGTAGTAAGCTATCCTGTACATTGGTTTGGGACCACAGACCATTAACAGCCCCTAGTACCAGGAAAAAAAATATATACGGAAGCCCTTTCAATTTTGGTAGGTTTACTTTTTAAAAGTAAGAAATCTTAAGTTCTTGGTAATGAAGGGAGTTTTAAGGAAAAAAGAGGCTTGATTGAGGACTTTCGTGTCAATTCCCAAAATAGGATTGCCAACTTACAAAAGCTGGACGTTGTACCCCGTTTTCGTCCAGTATACCGGTATCGCGCCATAGTTGTCCAATATCCTTGACCTCGGGCGGAAAAACCTCCCAAAGTGAATCATAATCATGATGCGCCCACCAAACTACCATCTCATAATTTTTGGTTTGGGCGTTGCTTAAAAGGGTTTCCAGAAAGGCGTTCTGCTCAGTTGCATTTCCACTAATGGAAATGCCTAAATTGGATACGATCAAATCTTCGGCAATATGTCCGCTCTCTACAATGGCGATTGGTTTGTTGGTATTGCCGTGCAAAAAATCCAAGGTCTCCTGAAATTCAGCTACCGTGCTTTGATTTTTTAAAAAAGGATAATAACTGATGGCCACAAAATCCATTTGGTTGACATGGCCCAGTACCGCATTGAGGTATTCTTCCCCGTTCTCCATAGCTGGGTTATGGAGATTGTGCAATGAAATAGAGGCAGTTATTTTTAAATTGGGAAAGGAAATCTTGGTGGCAGCAAAGACTTGGGCCATTAATTGGGTATAGTCTTCCCAGAGTGCCCGATTTCCCAACCAGAGTTCGTTTACTTCAATGGCAGCAACCAGATAATCTGGGGAGAATTGGGTAACCAAATAATGGATGTGTTTGGTGTAGGCCTCTTGAATATGGGGGTCGTTCAAAACAGTGTATGCGGGAATGGAACCATCAAAATCCGCTGCCAAATCATCACGATCTAGATTAAGCAAACCCACGGAGAGCACCAAGTCCTTTCCAACTATTTTTCGATTGGCCCTTCCCATGATTTCATTGGTAAATTCAGCTGGCAAGGGTAAATCGTTTATCCAAGCGTTCCAGGGAATGGTATTGTCCAAATGCTCCACATAAACATCGGCATTATTGGCAATAAAACGGTAGGTTTCGTCCACATCTTGAAGATTGGGGCCAAAGCTCCAAGTGGTAAAGCCCATTCCCAAAATTGCGTTCCGCTCCCTCAATTGAAATTGGGTCATTTTCATCGGTACAACCTATCGTCAAGATCAAAACCAACAAAATTGATATCCAAAAGTTATCTTTTACTCCCAATGCCGTTTACCCTTTTGGAACTATAACGGTAAATGGGGGATTTCTATTGAAAAAAAGTTGAAAATAGTGGATTCCAGTAGATTTTTTACTCCCTACGGAATTATCCGGACCCTCTTGTGCGATTAATCCAATCGTTTTGAAAAATAAATTCGCTTATACCCTTTTGGAAAATCCTTGATTTCACCAACCGGTTCATAACCATGCTTCAAATAGAAACCTTTGGCCTGAAAGTCAAAAGTATCCAACATGGAAATTACGGCTCCTTTTAGTTTGGCGACTTTCTCGGTATGTTTTAGGAGTGTTGTCCCCAAACCTTGGTTGCGGTAGGCCTTTTCGACCCAGAGCAATTTGATTTCAAGTCCATTCCAATAGCCCACTCCGGCCAAGACGCCGCCGATAAGCCTCCCATCCCTATTTTTGGCCACAAACTCCAAAGGGGTCCAAACCGCTGCCAAGGCCGGTACTTTACTTAGGTTATAGGTGTTGATGCCATCGACTATGGATTTTACTTCGGATGCTTTGGCGGGGATGATACTAAAATCTGGAGTAAGGGACATATTGTGGGTATTGGACGTGTTTGCGAAATTAACGAAGCAAATGGAATAGGGTTGGCCTATGGAAATTTTGTTCCCTAAAGCATGGGTTTCCCATATATGCTCACAGTGGGTTGGGCTTTATTCCAGTGCTTCCAACCAATCCGTTAGGGTTTCTAAAAAGCCTTCCGGGCGTATATAGGGCAAATCGTTATCCTGAAATTCAAAAAACCCTCCGGTTCGGCATTGGAATACATTATGGTTGGCATCTGGGAAGGTCTTGATGGTCAGTCGATGGTGTTTGCCCATCGTTTCTTTGTACAGTGCTTTGGTTTTTTGCCAATCCACATTTTTGTCCTTTTCCCCAAAGAGGGCCAATACCGGGCAATTGCTATTGGAAAGCACATCCTTGAAATTGGGAACATGGATCTGTTGACCGGTCGCTTCATCAAATTCTTCTTTCATGAAGCCCTCTTGAAAGGTTTCATATTCTTCCCTGGTGATTTCATTACCGTTGGTGAACCGATTAAAGAAAGCATTTTTCCGCAGGTTTTGGGTAGCGGCCCGGGCCGCTTCAAAAGAACCGCCAGCGTGGGCAATACGATTACCCTCAGCCCATTCGTGGACCAGAAGGGCAACGGAATCTTTGGACAGCCCATCGAGCAATAGATTTTGCTCCAACAAATAGTTGAAGTTCTCACGGGCATAGACCCCGGAAACCGATATCCAAAAGGCAATGTCGGGGTACTGATTGATGACCAAAGGGTTGATCCAACCCGCGCGACTAATCCCCCATAACCCAATAGTTTGTGAGCCAGGTATTTGTTGCGCTTTTAGGGCCCTTATGGCAGCAATGACTTCTTGGGCACTGTTTTGGACAGGTTGGTTGTAATCAAAAGTACCGCCACTTTGGCCACAGCCTTGTTTATCATACATAAAGGTCGCATAGCCTGCTTTGGAGATGGCTTCCCGTACATCGGCATACCAATCTTGGGCGACGGCCTTGGTTCTACCTGAGCCATGAACAATCAACACAAGGCCTTTGGGCGTTGCATTTTTGGGTGAGGTCATTATACCATTGAGGGTGACCCCTTCAAATTCAAAGTCAATAAGGTGGTTTTGAGATTGCGCACAGACGAAAAACGAGGACAGCAACCAGCCTAGACACAGTAATTTTCCCATTGGTCAACAGTTTTATGAACTGTTGGAAGGAGCAAGATCGTTTGGAAATGTTACACTTTTAAAAGAATGAAGGTAGAATTTCCCACCTTGATAAATTCAGTATGACGGCAAAAGATAGCTTTGGAGGTGGAGATTGTCATTTCGAAGGAGTTTTGCGACTGAGAAATCCAAAGAAAGCAATGATGGATTTCCCTCATTTCCTTCGGCTCCGTTCTGGGCGGGTTGGAAATGGCCAATACTAGTCCATAGCGGTACTTTTTGTTTTTAGGGCATCAATAATTGCGGTGCTCACCCAGTAAATATCCTGTCGACTGGTAAAAAAGAGGTACTTGCCGTCTTCTGTGACAAAAGGGCAGAGTTCATGATGTTCGGTATTCACGGTATTCCCCATATTGACCGATGGTGACCAGGAACCATCGGCCTTTTTAAAGCTGATGTAGAGGTCCCCCCTCCCCAGTCCATCAGGGCGTTGGGCACAAAAAATCAAATAGGCTTCATTGGGGTCCACAAATACATCGGCCTCATAGGCCTCGGTATTAATGGCATTCCCCAATTTCACCGCTTCTTGAAATTCCCCATCCACAAATTTGGAATAGTAAATATCGTGATGTGATTGGTTCTTATCGGAGGCAAAGTACATCGTACCCTCTTTGGCAAAGGAGATATAATACTCCTCACTTTCAGAATTGATATTTGGGCCCGCATTTATAGGCTCGGACCAACCCACTCCTTTACGTTCCACATACCAGATATCGATGTCCTTTGGGTCCCCTTGGCCGTCCAGGGCCTGGTTTGAGATAAAATACAGTCGGTTCCCATCAGGGGATAAAAAAGGGTCGTTGTAACCATATCGTTCATGGGAAAGGATGGTTTTCGGTTGGGTCCACTCATTTCCTTCCCTTTTTGAAAACCGAATCACATTTCGGCCACCAAGGTCAACGCCATAATAGAATTCGTTTCCTTTGGCATTAAATACCGAACCGAACTCATATTCTTCCGAAGAGATAAAGTTGGGGGCAAATACCTTGGCTTCCTTTCCAGGTGCTTCTTGTCCCATGTAGTCCCCTTGTGGCGTAAAATTGCGTACCAAGGTCCTATCGGCACCATTTGTGACCAACCAGTCCGCTATTTCAGAAGTTTCGGTACGTAATGCGATCTCCAAGGGGGTGCTGCCCTTTTTGTTTTTACTGTCAATGGGTACGCCACTTTCTACCAGTTTTCGTACAAAACTGAGGTCGCGGTTCAAAATGGCTTTTTCCAGCAAGGAAGCGCCGTAACGTTTTTGCCAGTCAACATCGCTAAGCATTCCTGCCAATGCATCGAAAAAGCCCATATGCTGAAATCGAACGGCCATATATAAAGGCGTGGCACCTTCGTTGTCCTCTAAATTGAACGCAATTCCTTTGGCCATCAAATGTTCAAAAACCTTTTGTTTATTACAGGCTACCGCCCAGTGCAATAACGACCGGCCTCGATTGTCCTGGGTGTTGATATCCACTTTTAAAAGCATACTGTCCAGTCGGGCAATATTACCCTGACAGGCAGTTCTGTAAATGCTTTGGGCATTGATGGTTGGGCTTAACAGTAAAAAGTACACTATGGGAATGACCGTGTTTCTAAGCTTGGAACAATATATTGGTGCCATCTTTGGGTTTTAGCTCAATTCTTGACGTCAATTGGGGCAAAACTTTTTATCCCTTAGCCCCAAATGTACTAACTAACCCCAGTATTTTATCAAGTTGAAGACCATCAAATGTTCTGTTTTAATCGATATTGGTATGGATTGCTGCCCGGTGTTTCCTTTTTAAGCTTGGGAAGGCGTTCAAAAAGCCCGGTGGCCAGCATTTTTTTCTGAAATCGACTACGGTCCAAATGTTCGTCCAAAATGGTTTGGTGCAAGCGGTGCAACTCAGGCATGGTAAAGGGGTCGGGCAATAGATTATAGGACAATTGCTCTCGTTTGATGTCCGTTTTCAAGCGATTCCGGGCCGTGTTGATAATGTCTCTGTGATCCAGCCATAATTCCGGCAGTTCCTCAAAAGGAAACCATGCTACTGCCTCGTCAAAGCCGGAAGCGGTAGGATGGGTATTGTCAATGTCCACAAGGGAGTAGTGGGCCAAGGTCACAAAACGGTTATTGATGAAATAATCGTCTTTCCAGGGCAGATCATATTTTTTGAAATACCGTTTAAACTCTTCGGAAAACCTTCTGTTGGCATCACCAAAGACCGCTAGGAACTTAAAATGTGGTTCTTCCAGTCCTGTTCGCTCCTTAAGGATTCGGACCACCGCTTCATCCACGGATTCTTCTTTTTTGATGTATCCCCCCGGCAACACCCATTTTTTTTCGAATTTCAGCAATAGGCACTGGAGTTTTCCTTGTTTATAGCCGATGATTACCAAATCTATCGACAGATTGGGCAGGAAATGCGCTGCACCTTCTTCCAGTATTTTTTCTATTTCCATGAATACAAAAATACTGTTTTGTGACGTTGTGCCACAAAATAAATGATTATATTTGTGACAAATAGTCACAATTGTAGAACCATGAAAAAAAAACTGTTTCTTGCATTAAAAATTTTGGTAGGGCTGGTCCTTGTTTTGGTATTGGCCGGATTTTTGGGATTTCGCTATCTAAAATCCACCTTTTTTGATTTTGAAGGGGATTATGTTGAAAACAAGGATGTGTCGGAAATAACCGTGGACGGCCATACTTTTTTGGACCGAAATGGCAATGACAAATTGGATGTATATGAAGATGACCGCCAATCCATTGAAGCACGGGTGTCCGATGTCCTTTCGCAAATGACCCTGGAAGAGAAAATACACCTGTTAAAGGGATCGGGTATTGCCTCTGCCATGGGGCAAACAGAGCCAGGTGAGGGAATTCCCGGAGCAGTGGGAACCATTGTTCCAACACCACGATTGGGAATACCTACGGTATACCTTTCGGATGGCCCTGCCGGATTGCGTATTTTACCAGCCCGTGAGGGCGAGGACCGAACGTACTATTGTACGGCTTTTCCCATTGCCACCCTTTTGGCATCCACCTGGAATGAAGCATTGGTGCACGATGTGGGTACTGCCATGGGCAACGAAGCCGTGGAATACGGAATAGATGTGATTTTGGGTCCCGGTGCCAATATCCATAGGCATCCACTTTGCGGAAGGAATTTTGAATATTTTTCGGAAGACCCCCTATTGTCCGGATATATGGGGGCAGCCATTGTCAATGGTATTGAATCGAACGGAGTCGGTACCTCTGTAAAGCATTTTGTGGCCAACAATCAGGAAACGGAGCGTTTTGTAAATGATGTGATCGTTTCTGAACGCGCCATGCGTGAAATCTATTTAAAGGGATTTGAACATATTGTGGAAAAATCCCAGCCGTGGACCATTATGTCCTCCTATAACAAGGTAAATGGAACCTACACCTCCGAGAGTAAATATTTATTGACGGACATTCTACGTGACGATTGGGGTTTTGAGGGCCTGGTCATGACCGATTGGTTTGGCGGCAGGAATGCACCGGAACAGATCAAAGCTGGGAATGATCTGTTGGAACCGGGAACCAAAAGACAATGGAAGGCCTTAACGGAAGCCGCGGAAAATGGGGAGTTGTTGGAAGCCGATATTGATCGCGCAGCAAGTCGCATCCTTACCTTGATTTTTAAAACAAAGAAGCTTGGAAATTATGATTTTGGGAATGATCCGGATTTGGAGGCACATGCTAAGATTACCAGAAAATCCGCTGCTGAAGGTATGGTCCTCTTGAAAAATGAAGATGCCCTTCCTTTACGTGATATTGAGAATGTTGCCCTATTGGGAGCCACTTCTTATGGATTTATCGCTGGAGGAACTGGCTCGGGGGATGTTAATGAAGCCTATACCGTATCCTTGGAAGAGGGACTCTCCAATGTAGGGCTCAAAATTAATGAAAAGGCCAAAAGCATATACGAGGCCCATAAAGTGGCCAATGCAGAGGCGTTTGTACAACCGGAGGGCTTTGATGCGATGATGAACCCTTTTTCGCCACCGGAAATCAAGTACACCGCCCAACAATTGGAGACTATCGTCTCCAGTACGGATGTCGGGATTTTGACCTTGGGACGAAATGCCGGAGAGGGAGGCGATCGTGTGGAGGTCGATGATTTTTTATTGACCGATGTGGAACAGGAAATGATTACGGCTACAAGTGAGGCTTTCCATACCGTGGGGAAAAAACTGATTGTCGTTTTAAATGTGGGTGGCGTTATTGAAACGGCTTCATGGAAAGAAAAGCCGGATGCCATCCTTTTGGCTTGGCAAGGAGGACAGGAAGGGGGCAACTCCGTTGCCGATATTTTAATCGGTCATGTAAATCCAAGCGCCAAATTGCCCATGACATTTCCGGTAAACCTGGGAGACCATGCTTCCCATGCCAATTTCCCCAAAAACCCAAAACACATGACGATTACGGGTATGATAGGAAGTCTGATATCCCCTCCAAAAGAAAAACCTGAGGGGGAAAAAGTACGGGACGAGGATTACACCCACTATGATGAAGGGGTATATGTGGGATACCGCCATTTCGATACCAAAAACAAAGAGGTTTCCTATCCTTTTGGATATGGGTTGAGTTATACCCAATTTGAGTATGGGGACATGGAATTAAATACACAAAACGATACCATTAATGTGACCATGACCGTCATGAATGTTGGCGAATTACCTGGTAAAGAAGTGGTGCAAGTGTATACCGAAAAACTGAATTCCACTATTGACCGACCAATTCAGGAATTAAAGGCCTTTGCCAAAACCAAAAGCCTTGAACCGGGTGCAATGGACAGCCTGTTCCTAAAGATTCCGGTCAAAGAGTTACGGTATTGGGATGAAGATGACAATGGTTGGGCTTTGGAAAAGGGTGCGTATAAAATTAAAGTTGGTGCCTCTTCCAGAAGTATCCAAAAAATAGGGGAAGTGGAGTTGTAAGGATTCATAACCATTTCCAGGTCACATTCCCTTCAATAAGCTCAGGGTGGCACATAGGAATGAATTATCTCATTCAATTTAAAAGCTACCTTTTGTTAAAGAGGCTGATTAGACCGAACAGCGGACCAATGGCCAGCAAAAGATATAACCCATTGGAAGCCGTAAGGGTCTGTAGGTAAACTATGAATTGGATGCTAACAATGGTTATGGCAAAGCCGATACAGTTAACAATGGTCAATGCCGTTCCTTTGAGCTGAGGTTCGGCATTTTGTGCTACCAGGGTAGAAAACAAAGGCGAATCGGCAATGACCACCATGCCCCAAAAACAGAGGAAGAGCAAGAAAAGGCTTGGATACGGCAGGAGGAATGCCAAGGGAACCAATAGGCAACAACAGCCCGATAGGAACAAAGCGGTGCCCGCAGTATTCCGCACCCCCATTTTTTGGGAAATATATCCCCCCAATACGCAGGCCGGTCCTCCCAGGGCAATAATGACAAAGCTCCAGATGGCTATGGGCACCTTGGCTTGGTGTAGGTCTGTATAAGTTGCCAAGAGTATGGGAACAAAGGCCCAAAAGGTGTACAGTTCCCACATATGTCCAAAATACCCGAAAGCCGCCGCCCTAAAATCCGTTTGCCGGAACACCTTAAAAAATGCTTTTAAATCTACCTTTTGACTCGGTTTGCGAAACGGCCCATTGGGCACAAAAAGGAAAAGTGACAACCCGCCGAAAACGGCCAGTCCGGAAGTGGTTTTAATGACCGATTCCCAGGCCACCGCCTCACCCCATCCCTTGAGCAAATGCGGAAAGGCCGTGCCCACTACCAATGCCCCAACCAAAAACCCCAGGGACTTTCCGAGTCCCTTGTCAAAATAATCCGCTGCAATTTTCATCCCCACGGGATAAATGCCTGCTAGGAAAAATCCAGTGAAATACCTAAAGATGAGAAGACTGGTCAAGCTGTTGTGCGGCCATAACATTGAAAAATTAAATAGGGCGCCCAATAGCGCTGAAACAAAAAATACCTTGGAAGGGGAAAAACGATCGGTAATGGTCAATAGGGCAAAAATGAGCGTGCCGGATATAAAACCAAACTGCACAGCAGAGGTTAGATTGCCCAAGGCACTGTTGCCCAATTGAAAATTAGCGACAAGTTCC
The sequence above is a segment of the Muricauda sp. SCSIO 64092 genome. Coding sequences within it:
- a CDS encoding GNAT family N-acetyltransferase, coding for MSLTPDFSIIPAKASEVKSIVDGINTYNLSKVPALAAVWTPLEFVAKNRDGRLIGGVLAGVGYWNGLEIKLLWVEKAYRNQGLGTTLLKHTEKVAKLKGAVISMLDTFDFQAKGFYLKHGYEPVGEIKDFPKGYKRIYFSKRLD
- a CDS encoding MFS transporter, encoding MQQRKHILPTIVVAQFCCTSLWFASNGVIGELVANFQLGNSALGNLTSAVQFGFISGTLIFALLTITDRFSPSKVFFVSALLGALFNFSMLWPHNSLTSLLIFRYFTGFFLAGIYPVGMKIAADYFDKGLGKSLGFLVGALVVGTAFPHLLKGWGEAVAWESVIKTTSGLAVFGGLSLFLFVPNGPFRKPSQKVDLKAFFKVFRQTDFRAAAFGYFGHMWELYTFWAFVPILLATYTDLHQAKVPIAIWSFVIIALGGPACVLGGYISQKMGVRNTAGTALFLSGCCCLLVPLAFLLPYPSLFLLFLCFWGMVVIADSPLFSTLVAQNAEPQLKGTALTIVNCIGFAITIVSIQFIVYLQTLTASNGLYLLLAIGPLFGLISLFNKR
- a CDS encoding NUDIX hydrolase, which translates into the protein MEIEKILEEGAAHFLPNLSIDLVIIGYKQGKLQCLLLKFEKKWVLPGGYIKKEESVDEAVVRILKERTGLEEPHFKFLAVFGDANRRFSEEFKRYFKKYDLPWKDDYFINNRFVTLAHYSLVDIDNTHPTASGFDEAVAWFPFEELPELWLDHRDIINTARNRLKTDIKREQLSYNLLPDPFTMPELHRLHQTILDEHLDRSRFQKKMLATGLFERLPKLKKETPGSNPYQYRLKQNI
- a CDS encoding alpha/beta hydrolase family protein, with amino-acid sequence MGKLLCLGWLLSSFFVCAQSQNHLIDFEFEGVTLNGIMTSPKNATPKGLVLIVHGSGRTKAVAQDWYADVREAISKAGYATFMYDKQGCGQSGGTFDYNQPVQNSAQEVIAAIRALKAQQIPGSQTIGLWGISRAGWINPLVINQYPDIAFWISVSGVYARENFNYLLEQNLLLDGLSKDSVALLVHEWAEGNRIAHAGGSFEAARAATQNLRKNAFFNRFTNGNEITREEYETFQEGFMKEEFDEATGQQIHVPNFKDVLSNSNCPVLALFGEKDKNVDWQKTKALYKETMGKHHRLTIKTFPDANHNVFQCRTGGFFEFQDNDLPYIRPEGFLETLTDWLEALE
- a CDS encoding ankyrin repeat domain-containing protein; amino-acid sequence: MAPIYCSKLRNTVIPIVYFLLLSPTINAQSIYRTACQGNIARLDSMLLKVDINTQDNRGRSLLHWAVACNKQKVFEHLMAKGIAFNLEDNEGATPLYMAVRFQHMGFFDALAGMLSDVDWQKRYGASLLEKAILNRDLSFVRKLVESGVPIDSKNKKGSTPLEIALRTETSEIADWLVTNGADRTLVRNFTPQGDYMGQEAPGKEAKVFAPNFISSEEYEFGSVFNAKGNEFYYGVDLGGRNVIRFSKREGNEWTQPKTILSHERYGYNDPFLSPDGNRLYFISNQALDGQGDPKDIDIWYVERKGVGWSEPINAGPNINSESEEYYISFAKEGTMYFASDKNQSHHDIYYSKFVDGEFQEAVKLGNAINTEAYEADVFVDPNEAYLIFCAQRPDGLGRGDLYISFKKADGSWSPSVNMGNTVNTEHHELCPFVTEDGKYLFFTSRQDIYWVSTAIIDALKTKSTAMD
- a CDS encoding glycoside hydrolase family 3 C-terminal domain-containing protein, which gives rise to MKKKLFLALKILVGLVLVLVLAGFLGFRYLKSTFFDFEGDYVENKDVSEITVDGHTFLDRNGNDKLDVYEDDRQSIEARVSDVLSQMTLEEKIHLLKGSGIASAMGQTEPGEGIPGAVGTIVPTPRLGIPTVYLSDGPAGLRILPAREGEDRTYYCTAFPIATLLASTWNEALVHDVGTAMGNEAVEYGIDVILGPGANIHRHPLCGRNFEYFSEDPLLSGYMGAAIVNGIESNGVGTSVKHFVANNQETERFVNDVIVSERAMREIYLKGFEHIVEKSQPWTIMSSYNKVNGTYTSESKYLLTDILRDDWGFEGLVMTDWFGGRNAPEQIKAGNDLLEPGTKRQWKALTEAAENGELLEADIDRAASRILTLIFKTKKLGNYDFGNDPDLEAHAKITRKSAAEGMVLLKNEDALPLRDIENVALLGATSYGFIAGGTGSGDVNEAYTVSLEEGLSNVGLKINEKAKSIYEAHKVANAEAFVQPEGFDAMMNPFSPPEIKYTAQQLETIVSSTDVGILTLGRNAGEGGDRVEVDDFLLTDVEQEMITATSEAFHTVGKKLIVVLNVGGVIETASWKEKPDAILLAWQGGQEGGNSVADILIGHVNPSAKLPMTFPVNLGDHASHANFPKNPKHMTITGMIGSLISPPKEKPEGEKVRDEDYTHYDEGVYVGYRHFDTKNKEVSYPFGYGLSYTQFEYGDMELNTQNDTINVTMTVMNVGELPGKEVVQVYTEKLNSTIDRPIQELKAFAKTKSLEPGAMDSLFLKIPVKELRYWDEDDNGWALEKGAYKIKVGASSRSIQKIGEVEL
- a CDS encoding glycosyl hydrolase 53 family protein, giving the protein MKMTQFQLRERNAILGMGFTTWSFGPNLQDVDETYRFIANNADVYVEHLDNTIPWNAWINDLPLPAEFTNEIMGRANRKIVGKDLVLSVGLLNLDRDDLAADFDGSIPAYTVLNDPHIQEAYTKHIHYLVTQFSPDYLVAAIEVNELWLGNRALWEDYTQLMAQVFAATKISFPNLKITASISLHNLHNPAMENGEEYLNAVLGHVNQMDFVAISYYPFLKNQSTVAEFQETLDFLHGNTNKPIAIVESGHIAEDLIVSNLGISISGNATEQNAFLETLLSNAQTKNYEMVVWWAHHDYDSLWEVFPPEVKDIGQLWRDTGILDENGVQRPAFVSWQSYFGN